One uncultured Alphaproteobacteria bacterium genomic region harbors:
- a CDS encoding membrane hypothetical protein (Evidence 5 : No homology to any previously reported sequences) — protein MSLQSRMAKGVMWSLLEKGGQQGISFLVFMVIARLVGPTEYGLANICFVFFTIANLLILAVVDGVVSLQIEDDQRLSTLFWTALAVGLGFAAIAILGAQPLAEAMDEPRLRDLILWFSAIPLLLSLASVPTMLVLKELDFRVYALRSIAASLIGGAVGIAGAFQGMGAYALILQQITLFTVSNVVVWLSVRWRPRLRFDRASLAETIRPGIRMAGTMIVTVAEREVPRILIVAFLGPLALGFYSFVARVRYAIQDIFVNPPFSVFYPSLAKLNHDRAAQQQMLGLFVVATGVLIFPTLACAAVAAPLYVTLFFGGKWADVVPLLQVFILCGAVLPLQYVVREMMRTHNRLHRFLRLQVAYVAAVLAASAAALPFGLLAMAAATLAVGVAFLPVYFRALQRWEGVALWGDLAGLWRPLAASGAMAAAIAGYAASPWAAADPWFRLLLALLAGGAAFGLAGALLLRRDVRRLVGFFRRRRVGEA, from the coding sequence ATGAGTCTTCAGTCGCGGATGGCGAAGGGGGTGATGTGGTCGCTGCTGGAGAAGGGCGGCCAGCAGGGCATCTCGTTTCTGGTGTTCATGGTGATCGCCCGGCTCGTCGGCCCCACCGAATACGGCCTCGCCAACATCTGTTTCGTCTTCTTTACCATCGCCAACCTGTTGATCCTGGCGGTGGTCGATGGCGTCGTCAGTCTCCAGATCGAGGACGACCAGCGCCTTTCGACGCTGTTCTGGACCGCGCTGGCGGTCGGCCTGGGGTTCGCGGCGATCGCGATCCTCGGCGCGCAACCGCTCGCCGAGGCGATGGACGAACCCCGCCTGCGCGACCTGATCCTGTGGTTTTCGGCGATCCCGCTGCTGCTGTCGCTCGCCTCGGTGCCGACGATGCTGGTGCTGAAGGAGCTCGATTTCCGCGTCTACGCGCTGCGCTCGATCGCCGCGTCGCTGATCGGCGGCGCGGTGGGGATCGCCGGCGCGTTCCAGGGCATGGGGGCGTATGCGCTGATCCTGCAGCAGATCACCCTGTTCACGGTGTCGAACGTGGTGGTGTGGCTGTCGGTGCGCTGGCGGCCGCGCCTGCGCTTCGATCGCGCGAGCCTTGCCGAGACGATCCGCCCCGGCATTCGTATGGCGGGCACGATGATCGTTACCGTGGCCGAGCGCGAGGTGCCGCGCATCCTCATCGTCGCCTTCCTCGGGCCGCTCGCGCTCGGCTTCTATTCGTTCGTCGCGCGGGTGCGCTACGCGATCCAGGATATCTTCGTCAACCCGCCATTCTCGGTGTTCTACCCGTCGCTCGCCAAGCTCAACCACGACCGCGCCGCGCAGCAACAGATGCTCGGGTTGTTCGTGGTCGCCACCGGGGTACTGATCTTCCCGACGCTCGCCTGCGCCGCGGTCGCCGCGCCGCTCTACGTCACCCTGTTCTTCGGCGGCAAATGGGCCGACGTGGTGCCGCTGCTGCAGGTGTTCATCCTCTGCGGCGCGGTGCTGCCGCTGCAGTACGTGGTGCGCGAGATGATGCGCACCCACAACCGTCTGCACCGCTTCCTCCGCCTCCAGGTGGCGTACGTCGCCGCGGTGCTGGCGGCGAGCGCGGCGGCGCTGCCGTTCGGCCTGCTGGCGATGGCGGCGGCGACGCTGGCGGTGGGGGTGGCGTTTCTGCCGGTCTACTTCCGCGCCTTGCAGCGGTGGGAAGGGGTGGCGTTGTGGGGCGATCTCGCCGGGCTGTGGCGGCCGCTCGCGGCCTCCGGCGCGATGGCGGCGGCGATCGCCGGATATGCCGCCAGCCCCTGGGCGGCGGCCGATCCGTGGTTTCGGCTGCTGCTGGCGCTGTTGGCGGGCGGCGCGGCGTTCGGCCTCGCCGGCGCGCTGCTGTTGCGCCGCGACGTGCGCCGTCTCGTCGGGTTCTTCCGCCGCCGTCGCGTCGGCGAGGCCTGA